Proteins encoded in a region of the Salvelinus fontinalis isolate EN_2023a chromosome 17, ASM2944872v1, whole genome shotgun sequence genome:
- the LOC129814053 gene encoding E3 ubiquitin-protein ligase MARCHF6-like isoform X2: MDTAEEGDICRVCRSEGTPDKPLYHPCVCTGSIKFIHQECLVQWLKHSRKEYCELCKHRFAFTPIYSPDMPSRLPVQDIFAGLLTSVGTAIRYWFHYTLVAFAWLGVVPLTACRIYKCLFTGSVSSLLTLPLDMLSTENLLADCLQGCFVVTCTLCAFISLVWLREQIVHGGAPQWLEQNQQQQPQHAPAPQPNEQAPGPGQGAAENQPAAAEPPADNGPAAEVPDIQMDPAEDMELEDEAGAEDVADANNGAQDDMNWNALEWDRAAEELTWERMLGLDGSLVFLEHVFWVVSLNTLFILVFAFCPYHIGHFTVVGLGFEENVRASHFEGLITTIVGYILLAMLLILCHGLAALVRFQRSRHLLGVCYIVVKVSLLVVVEIGVFPLICGWWLDICSLEMFDASLKDRELSFDSAPGTTMFLHWLVGMVYVFYFASFILLLREVLRPGVLWFLRNLNDPDFNPVQEMIHLPIYRHLRRFILSVVVFGSIVLLMLWLPIRTIKLILPAFLPYNVMLYSDAPVSELSLELLLLQVVLPALLEQGHTRQWLKGLVRAWTVTAGYLLDLHSYLLGDQEENDDDADQQANNNQQRRNNNAIPEGLHAAHQAILQQGGPVGVQPYHRPMKFTFRIVLLIVFMCVTLLVASLACLTLPVFTGRYLMSFWTGSAKIHELYTAACGLYVCWLSIRVITVLLSWMPQGRRAILLKVQEWTLMILKTVVVAVLLAGAIPLLLGLLFEMVIVAPLRVPLDQTPLFYPWQDWALGVLHAKIIAAITLMGPQWWLKTVIEQVYANGIRNIDLHFIIRKLAAPVICVLLVSLCVPYVISAGIVPIVAQYSPGVTMEMQNLVQRRIYPFLLMVVMLLGILSFQIRQFKRLYEHIKNDKYLVGQRLVNYERKAAGRSSTAAHSSSSQE; the protein is encoded by the exons ATGGACACCGCCGAGGAAG GGGATATATGCCGGGTCTGCCGGTCTGAAGGAACCCCGGACAAGCCACTATATCACCCGTGTGTTTGCACAGGAAGTATAAAATTCATCCACCAAGAATG CTTGGTACAATGGCTAAAACACAGCAGAAAAGAATACTGCGAGTTATGCAAACACAGATTTGCTTTTACACCAA TCTATTCTCCAGACATGCCTTCCCGGCTGCCTGTCCAGGACATATTTGCGGGGTTGCTGACGAGTGTAGGCACAGCTATTAGATACTGGTTTCACTACACACTAGTGGCTTTTGCTTGGCTGGGAGTGGTTCCTCTCACAGCAT GTCGCATCTACAAGTGTCTGTTTACCGGTTCTGTGAGCTCACTCCTCACCCTGCCATTAGATATGCTTTCTAC AGAGAACTTGCTGGCGGACTGCTTGCAGGGTTGTTTCGTGGTGACGTGTACACTCTGCGCCTTCATCAGTCTGGTGTGGCTGCGGGAGCAGATTGTTCATGGTGGCGCCCCCcagtggctggagcagaatcagcaGCAGCAGCCTCAACATGCACCAGCTCCACAACCTAATGAG CAGGCCCCTGGTCCTGGGCAGGGGGCAGCTGAAAACCAGCCTGCTGCAGCTGAGCCCCCGGCAGACAATGGTCCAGCGGCTGAGGTCCCCGACATCCAGATGGACCCGGCAGAGGACATGGAGTTGGAGGAcgaggctggggctgaggatgtAGCGGATGCCAACAATGGAGCACAAG ATGACATGAATTGGAATGCCCTGGAATGGGACCGGGCAGCAGAGGAGTTAACATGGGAGAGG ATGCTTGGTCTTGATGGCTCCTTGGTTTTCCTG GAGCATGTCTTCTGGGTGGTCTCACTAAACACACTCTTCATTCTGGTGTTCG CTTTCTGCCCGTATCATATTGGTCATTTCACAGTTGTGGGACTTGGCTTTGAGGAAAAT GTGCGAGCTTCCCATTTCGAAGGCCTCATCACCACCATCGTGGGCTACATCCTCCTGGCCATGCTATTAATACTGTGCCAT GGATTGGCAGCGCTGGTGAGATTTCAAAGATCCAGACACCTTTTAGGAGTGTGCTACATTGTTGTCAAG GTATCCCTGCTGGTAGTCGTGGAGATCGGTGTATTCCCTCTCATCTGTGGCTGGTGGCTCGACATCTGCTCACTG GAGATGTTTGATGCCTCTCTGAAGGACAGAGAGCTGAGTTTTGACTCTGCTCCCGGCACCACCATGTTCCTCCACTGGCTTGTAGGGATGGTCTACGTCTTCTACTTTGCCTCGTTCATCCTCTTACTGCGAGAG GTGCTGAGACCCGGTGTTTTATGGTTTCTCAGAAACCTGAACGATCCCGATTTTAATCCTGTTCAAGAAATGATTCACCTGCCAATATACAGACATCTCAGAAGATTCATTTTATCGGTG GTGGTGTTTGGCTCCATAGTTTTGCTAATGTTGTGGCTTCCCATAAGGACGATCAAACTCATCCTCCCAGCCTTCCTCCCATACAATGTTATGCTGTACAG TGATGCTCCAGTCAGTGAGCTGTCTCTGGAGCTCCTGCTACTGCAGGTGGTTCTGCCGGCGCTGCTGGAACAGGGTCACACACGCCAGTGGCTCAAAGGCCTGGTCAGAGCCTGGACCGTCACCGCCGGATACCTGCT AGACCTCCACTCGTACCTGTTGGGTGACCAGGAGGAGAATGACGATGATGCAGACCAGCAGGCCAATAACAACCAGCAGAGGAGGAATAACAACGCCATCCCTGAGGGGCTGCATGCTGCCCACCAGGCtatcctccagcagggaggccctGTGGGTGTCCAGCCCTACCACCGGCCCATGAAGTTCACCTTTAGG ATTGTGCTCCTGATCGTGTTCATGTGTGTGACACTGCTGGTGGCCAGTCTGGCGTGCCTTACGTTGCCAG TATTCACTGGCCGGTACCTGATGTCCTTCTGGACGGGCAGTGCTAAGATCCACGAGCTGTACACGGCAGCGTGCGGCCTATACGTGTGCTGGCTGTCCATCAGGGTCATCACCGTGCTGCTGTCCTGGATGCCCCAGGGCAGGAGGGCCATTCTACTCAAGGTCCAGGAGTGGACCCTCATG ATCCTGAAGACAGTGGTCGTAGCTGTGTTGCTGGCTGGCGCCATCCCTCTCCTGCTGGGCTTGCTGTTTGAGATGGTCATAGTAGCCCCTCTCAGGGTGCCTCTGGACCAGACACCACTCTTCTACCCCTGGCAG GACTGGGCTCTCGGAGTGCTCCATGCCAAAATCATTGCCGCCATTACTCTGATGGGTCCCCAGTGGTGGCTGAAAACAGTGATCGAGCAG GTGTACGCTAACGGAATTCGCAACATTGATCTCCATTTCATCATCCGTAAGCTGGCTGCTCCGGTTATCTGTGTGCTactggtgtctctctgtgtgccCTATGTCATCTCTGCTGGCATCGTTCCCATCGTAGCTCAGTATTCCCCAG GAGTTACCATGGAGATGCAGAATTTGGTGCAGAGGAGAATCTACCCGTTCCTGCTCATGGTCGTCATGCTGCTGGGAATCCTCTCCTTCCAAATCCGTCAATTTAAGCGCCTTTACGAACACATTAAGAATGACAA GTACCTGGTTGGACAGAGACTGGTGAACTATGAACGCAAGGCGGCAGGCAGAAGCAGTACAGCCGCACACAGCAGCTCTTCCCAGGAGTAG
- the LOC129814053 gene encoding E3 ubiquitin-protein ligase MARCHF6-like isoform X1, which produces MDTAEEGDICRVCRSEGTPDKPLYHPCVCTGSIKFIHQECLVQWLKHSRKEYCELCKHRFAFTPIYSPDMPSRLPVQDIFAGLLTSVGTAIRYWFHYTLVAFAWLGVVPLTACRIYKCLFTGSVSSLLTLPLDMLSTENLLADCLQGCFVVTCTLCAFISLVWLREQIVHGGAPQWLEQNQQQQPQHAPAPQPNEQAPGPGQGAAENQPAAAEPPADNGPAAEVPDIQMDPAEDMELEDEAGAEDVADANNGAQDDMNWNALEWDRAAEELTWERMLGLDGSLVFLEHVFWVVSLNTLFILVFAFCPYHIGHFTVVGLGFEENVRASHFEGLITTIVGYILLAMLLILCHGLAALVRFQRSRHLLGVCYIVVKVSLLVVVEIGVFPLICGWWLDICSLEMFDASLKDRELSFDSAPGTTMFLHWLVGMVYVFYFASFILLLREVLRPGVLWFLRNLNDPDFNPVQEMIHLPIYRHLRRFILSVVVFGSIVLLMLWLPIRTIKLILPAFLPYNVMLYSDAPVSELSLELLLLQVVLPALLEQGHTRQWLKGLVRAWTVTAGYLLDLHSYLLGDQEENDDDADQQANNNQQRRNNNAIPEGLHAAHQAILQQGGPVGVQPYHRPMKFTFRIVLLIVFMCVTLLVASLACLTLPVFTGRYLMSFWTGSAKIHELYTAACGLYVCWLSIRVITVLLSWMPQGRRAILLKVQEWTLMVMLCNTILKTVVVAVLLAGAIPLLLGLLFEMVIVAPLRVPLDQTPLFYPWQDWALGVLHAKIIAAITLMGPQWWLKTVIEQVYANGIRNIDLHFIIRKLAAPVICVLLVSLCVPYVISAGIVPIVAQYSPGVTMEMQNLVQRRIYPFLLMVVMLLGILSFQIRQFKRLYEHIKNDKYLVGQRLVNYERKAAGRSSTAAHSSSSQE; this is translated from the exons ATGGACACCGCCGAGGAAG GGGATATATGCCGGGTCTGCCGGTCTGAAGGAACCCCGGACAAGCCACTATATCACCCGTGTGTTTGCACAGGAAGTATAAAATTCATCCACCAAGAATG CTTGGTACAATGGCTAAAACACAGCAGAAAAGAATACTGCGAGTTATGCAAACACAGATTTGCTTTTACACCAA TCTATTCTCCAGACATGCCTTCCCGGCTGCCTGTCCAGGACATATTTGCGGGGTTGCTGACGAGTGTAGGCACAGCTATTAGATACTGGTTTCACTACACACTAGTGGCTTTTGCTTGGCTGGGAGTGGTTCCTCTCACAGCAT GTCGCATCTACAAGTGTCTGTTTACCGGTTCTGTGAGCTCACTCCTCACCCTGCCATTAGATATGCTTTCTAC AGAGAACTTGCTGGCGGACTGCTTGCAGGGTTGTTTCGTGGTGACGTGTACACTCTGCGCCTTCATCAGTCTGGTGTGGCTGCGGGAGCAGATTGTTCATGGTGGCGCCCCCcagtggctggagcagaatcagcaGCAGCAGCCTCAACATGCACCAGCTCCACAACCTAATGAG CAGGCCCCTGGTCCTGGGCAGGGGGCAGCTGAAAACCAGCCTGCTGCAGCTGAGCCCCCGGCAGACAATGGTCCAGCGGCTGAGGTCCCCGACATCCAGATGGACCCGGCAGAGGACATGGAGTTGGAGGAcgaggctggggctgaggatgtAGCGGATGCCAACAATGGAGCACAAG ATGACATGAATTGGAATGCCCTGGAATGGGACCGGGCAGCAGAGGAGTTAACATGGGAGAGG ATGCTTGGTCTTGATGGCTCCTTGGTTTTCCTG GAGCATGTCTTCTGGGTGGTCTCACTAAACACACTCTTCATTCTGGTGTTCG CTTTCTGCCCGTATCATATTGGTCATTTCACAGTTGTGGGACTTGGCTTTGAGGAAAAT GTGCGAGCTTCCCATTTCGAAGGCCTCATCACCACCATCGTGGGCTACATCCTCCTGGCCATGCTATTAATACTGTGCCAT GGATTGGCAGCGCTGGTGAGATTTCAAAGATCCAGACACCTTTTAGGAGTGTGCTACATTGTTGTCAAG GTATCCCTGCTGGTAGTCGTGGAGATCGGTGTATTCCCTCTCATCTGTGGCTGGTGGCTCGACATCTGCTCACTG GAGATGTTTGATGCCTCTCTGAAGGACAGAGAGCTGAGTTTTGACTCTGCTCCCGGCACCACCATGTTCCTCCACTGGCTTGTAGGGATGGTCTACGTCTTCTACTTTGCCTCGTTCATCCTCTTACTGCGAGAG GTGCTGAGACCCGGTGTTTTATGGTTTCTCAGAAACCTGAACGATCCCGATTTTAATCCTGTTCAAGAAATGATTCACCTGCCAATATACAGACATCTCAGAAGATTCATTTTATCGGTG GTGGTGTTTGGCTCCATAGTTTTGCTAATGTTGTGGCTTCCCATAAGGACGATCAAACTCATCCTCCCAGCCTTCCTCCCATACAATGTTATGCTGTACAG TGATGCTCCAGTCAGTGAGCTGTCTCTGGAGCTCCTGCTACTGCAGGTGGTTCTGCCGGCGCTGCTGGAACAGGGTCACACACGCCAGTGGCTCAAAGGCCTGGTCAGAGCCTGGACCGTCACCGCCGGATACCTGCT AGACCTCCACTCGTACCTGTTGGGTGACCAGGAGGAGAATGACGATGATGCAGACCAGCAGGCCAATAACAACCAGCAGAGGAGGAATAACAACGCCATCCCTGAGGGGCTGCATGCTGCCCACCAGGCtatcctccagcagggaggccctGTGGGTGTCCAGCCCTACCACCGGCCCATGAAGTTCACCTTTAGG ATTGTGCTCCTGATCGTGTTCATGTGTGTGACACTGCTGGTGGCCAGTCTGGCGTGCCTTACGTTGCCAG TATTCACTGGCCGGTACCTGATGTCCTTCTGGACGGGCAGTGCTAAGATCCACGAGCTGTACACGGCAGCGTGCGGCCTATACGTGTGCTGGCTGTCCATCAGGGTCATCACCGTGCTGCTGTCCTGGATGCCCCAGGGCAGGAGGGCCATTCTACTCAAGGTCCAGGAGTGGACCCTCATGGTAATGCTCTGCAACACG ATCCTGAAGACAGTGGTCGTAGCTGTGTTGCTGGCTGGCGCCATCCCTCTCCTGCTGGGCTTGCTGTTTGAGATGGTCATAGTAGCCCCTCTCAGGGTGCCTCTGGACCAGACACCACTCTTCTACCCCTGGCAG GACTGGGCTCTCGGAGTGCTCCATGCCAAAATCATTGCCGCCATTACTCTGATGGGTCCCCAGTGGTGGCTGAAAACAGTGATCGAGCAG GTGTACGCTAACGGAATTCGCAACATTGATCTCCATTTCATCATCCGTAAGCTGGCTGCTCCGGTTATCTGTGTGCTactggtgtctctctgtgtgccCTATGTCATCTCTGCTGGCATCGTTCCCATCGTAGCTCAGTATTCCCCAG GAGTTACCATGGAGATGCAGAATTTGGTGCAGAGGAGAATCTACCCGTTCCTGCTCATGGTCGTCATGCTGCTGGGAATCCTCTCCTTCCAAATCCGTCAATTTAAGCGCCTTTACGAACACATTAAGAATGACAA GTACCTGGTTGGACAGAGACTGGTGAACTATGAACGCAAGGCGGCAGGCAGAAGCAGTACAGCCGCACACAGCAGCTCTTCCCAGGAGTAG